One Antiquaquibacter oligotrophicus genomic region harbors:
- a CDS encoding bifunctional [glutamine synthetase] adenylyltransferase/[glutamine synthetase]-adenylyl-L-tyrosine phosphorylase produces MTRAQTTLTELARLGFTDLGGASTLLAELGAPDLVPVFAKAADPDQALRLLIDLRERAPQPVEAVMGNPDASALLIRILGASEGLGSFFSRHPGELDVLAEHLAAPLSAEEYAADLSAATEGLSGEPAWIALRVRYRRHLARLAGWDLSHPDPLAALDTVAAALADLAGAALDASLAIARRDSTLPADDVSRTRLAIIGMGKAGARELNYVSDVDVIFVAQGSDGLSDDRAVEIATRLAMHTMRGINELTSEPSLWEVDANLRPEGKDGALVRTLASHVAYYDRWARSWEFQALLKARPLAGDRELGDDYVEALAPKVWSSASRDNFVESVQRMRERVTEHIPSSEIDVQLKLGPGGLRDVEFTIQLLQLVHGQSDAGVRQRATLPALVALAEQGYIGRVEAAEFSEDYRFLRVLEHRLQLSRLRRTHLMPTDPEALRVLARASGLATNASDLTEQWQRTKNAVRRLHERLFYRPLLSAVAALPEDGLVLSSEQAEARLAAIGFRDPRGALAHIAALTGGVSRRATIQRNLLPVMLQWFAEGADPDYGLLAFRRLSEDLGEAYWFLRMLRDSSGAAQRLTHVLAGSKFVGSLFERIPEAAAWLENEDELRPRPLDQLLEETHATVARHRDDEDAAALALRTARRREILRLALAGIVGNITIGQLGRALSDITTAILTGALALAHRYGDGIEFGIIAMGRYGGQELGFGSDADVMYVYRPAGADGEEAQRRAERIVHALSRYTEDLRVPLDLDIGLRPEGRNGAIVRSLDSYRAYYARWSLTWEAQALLRARGAVGDADLLAAFEELADSVRYPESISENDIREIKRIKARVENERLPQAADPTRHLKLGRGSLSDVEWFVQLLELEHGARVPGLRTTSTLGALAAAEAAGLVDTEDAHKLRDAWILASRARSAMTLWTAKTSDVLPKDLLQLEGVARLLEYPPGSAGVFEEQYLRVTRLARQVFERRFYGTTSKPPPTT; encoded by the coding sequence ATGACGCGAGCACAGACAACGCTGACCGAACTGGCGCGCCTCGGGTTCACCGATCTCGGGGGAGCGTCCACACTCCTCGCCGAACTGGGTGCCCCCGACCTCGTGCCGGTTTTCGCGAAGGCGGCTGATCCGGACCAAGCACTGCGCCTCCTGATCGACCTTCGCGAGCGTGCACCCCAGCCCGTGGAAGCGGTGATGGGGAATCCGGATGCCTCGGCCCTCCTCATTCGCATCCTCGGGGCCTCCGAGGGCCTCGGGTCGTTCTTCTCACGGCACCCCGGCGAACTCGATGTGCTGGCGGAACACCTCGCCGCACCTCTCAGCGCTGAGGAGTACGCCGCGGATCTTTCCGCGGCGACGGAAGGTCTGAGCGGCGAACCCGCATGGATTGCGCTCAGAGTCCGGTATCGACGACACCTGGCACGACTGGCAGGCTGGGACCTCTCGCATCCGGACCCGCTTGCGGCCCTGGACACGGTCGCGGCCGCATTGGCCGACCTCGCTGGCGCGGCCCTCGACGCGTCGCTCGCGATCGCGCGTCGCGACAGCACACTCCCGGCCGACGATGTGTCCCGCACGCGCCTGGCCATCATCGGAATGGGCAAGGCGGGCGCGCGCGAACTGAACTACGTGTCCGACGTCGACGTGATCTTCGTGGCACAAGGTTCCGATGGTCTCTCGGACGACCGGGCCGTGGAGATCGCGACACGACTCGCCATGCACACCATGCGCGGGATCAACGAGCTCACCTCCGAACCATCGCTGTGGGAGGTCGACGCCAACCTGCGCCCGGAGGGTAAGGACGGCGCGCTCGTACGTACCCTCGCCTCTCACGTCGCCTACTACGACCGATGGGCGCGCAGTTGGGAGTTTCAGGCGCTCCTCAAAGCGCGACCCCTCGCGGGCGACCGAGAGCTCGGTGACGACTACGTCGAGGCGTTGGCGCCCAAGGTCTGGTCGAGCGCATCCCGAGATAACTTCGTCGAGTCCGTTCAGCGCATGAGGGAGCGTGTCACCGAGCACATTCCGAGCTCCGAGATCGACGTGCAATTGAAGCTCGGCCCCGGCGGTTTGCGCGACGTCGAGTTCACGATCCAGCTGCTTCAACTGGTTCACGGTCAATCGGATGCCGGAGTGCGTCAGCGTGCGACGCTGCCCGCCCTTGTCGCCCTCGCCGAACAGGGTTACATCGGTCGAGTTGAGGCAGCGGAGTTCTCGGAGGACTACCGGTTTCTCAGGGTCCTCGAACATCGCCTGCAGCTGTCACGACTTCGACGGACCCACCTCATGCCGACCGACCCGGAGGCGCTGCGTGTGCTGGCCAGGGCATCCGGGCTCGCGACCAACGCCAGCGATCTCACGGAGCAGTGGCAGCGGACCAAAAACGCGGTACGCAGGCTTCACGAGCGGCTGTTCTATCGCCCACTCCTGTCGGCTGTTGCGGCGCTCCCCGAGGACGGCCTCGTGCTCTCGAGCGAGCAGGCGGAGGCCCGCCTCGCGGCGATCGGATTCCGTGATCCACGCGGTGCGCTTGCCCACATCGCGGCACTGACGGGTGGCGTTTCTCGCCGCGCCACGATTCAACGCAACCTGCTGCCCGTCATGCTGCAGTGGTTTGCCGAAGGTGCCGACCCGGATTACGGGCTGCTCGCGTTCCGGCGCCTGAGCGAGGACCTGGGGGAGGCGTACTGGTTCCTGCGGATGCTGCGCGACTCATCGGGCGCGGCCCAGCGTCTCACCCATGTACTCGCGGGGTCAAAGTTCGTTGGCTCGCTGTTCGAGCGGATCCCCGAAGCGGCGGCGTGGCTCGAGAACGAGGACGAGTTGCGACCGCGACCGCTCGATCAGCTCCTCGAGGAGACTCACGCCACGGTCGCTCGACACCGCGACGACGAGGATGCCGCAGCCCTGGCGCTCCGCACGGCGCGGCGACGTGAGATCCTGCGCCTGGCCCTCGCGGGCATCGTGGGGAACATCACCATCGGGCAGCTCGGTAGAGCACTCTCGGACATCACGACCGCCATCCTCACGGGAGCCCTTGCCCTCGCCCATCGATACGGTGACGGGATCGAGTTCGGCATCATCGCGATGGGCCGATACGGCGGACAGGAACTCGGTTTCGGCTCGGACGCCGACGTCATGTACGTCTATCGGCCGGCAGGAGCCGACGGCGAGGAAGCCCAGCGCCGCGCCGAGCGCATCGTGCACGCCCTCAGTCGCTACACGGAAGATCTTCGAGTCCCTCTCGATCTCGACATCGGTCTACGACCCGAGGGTCGCAACGGGGCGATCGTTCGTTCGCTCGACTCGTACCGCGCGTACTACGCGCGGTGGTCGCTGACCTGGGAGGCGCAGGCGCTCCTCAGAGCGCGCGGCGCCGTGGGTGATGCCGACCTGCTCGCCGCTTTCGAGGAGCTCGCCGACTCTGTCCGCTATCCGGAATCCATCTCCGAGAACGACATCCGCGAGATCAAACGCATCAAGGCGCGGGTCGAAAACGAACGCCTCCCGCAAGCGGCCGACCCCACGCGACACTTGAAGCTCGGCCGCGGATCGCTCAGTGATGTCGAATGGTTTGTGCAATTGCTGGAGCTCGAGCACGGTGCTCGAGTGCCCGGCCTGCGCACGACGTCCACGCTCGGCGCGCTGGCCGCGGCCGAAGCCGCAGGACTAGTCGACACCGAGGATGCCCACAAGCTGAGAGACGCGTGGATTCTCGCATCGCGCGCGCGGTCGGCGATGACTCTGTGGACCGCCAAAACCTCGGATGTGCTGCCGAAGGACCTCCTCCAACTCGAGGGCGTCGCGCGGCTGCTCGAGTACCCACCGGGATCGGCAGGCGTGTTCGAGGAGCAGTACCTCCGGGTGACGCGGCTGGCACGCCAGGTGTTCGAGCGCCGCTTCTACGGCACCACGTCGAAGCCGCCGCCCACGACCTGA
- the glnA gene encoding type I glutamate--ammonia ligase, producing the protein MFSDSSEVLKFIKDTDVKFLDIRFTDLPGVQQHFNIPASTVDEEFFSVGQLFDGSSIRGFANIHESDMQLIPDVTTAYVDPFRTERTLIMVFDIYNPRNGEIYGKDPRQVAKKAEKYLASTGIADTAYFAPEAEFYIFDDVRYSVTQNQSFYSVDSEEGAWNTGRVEEGGNLANKTPYKGGYFPVSPIDKQADLRDDISLKLIDAGLILERAHHEVGTGGQAEINYRFDTMVHAADDILKFKYIVKNTALEWGKVATFMPKPLFGDNGSGMHTHQSLWNDGKPLFYDEQGYGGLSDVARWYIGGLLKHAPAVLAFTNPTLNSFHRLVPGFEAPVNLVYSAGNRSASIRIPITGTNPKAKRIEFRAPDASGNPYLAFAAQLMAGLDGIKNKIEPHEPVDKDLYELPPEEAKLIPQVPGSLAECLKALEADHEFLMEGNVFTKDLIDTWIAYKWEKEIIPASQRPHPFEYELYFSV; encoded by the coding sequence ATGTTCAGTGATTCTTCAGAAGTGCTCAAGTTCATCAAGGACACCGACGTCAAGTTCCTTGATATTCGCTTCACGGACCTACCCGGGGTCCAGCAGCACTTCAACATCCCGGCGTCCACCGTCGACGAGGAGTTCTTCTCCGTCGGCCAGCTCTTCGACGGTTCGTCGATCCGCGGGTTCGCGAACATCCACGAGTCGGACATGCAGCTGATCCCCGATGTCACGACCGCGTACGTCGACCCGTTCCGCACTGAGCGCACGCTCATCATGGTGTTCGACATTTACAACCCGCGTAACGGCGAGATCTACGGCAAGGACCCCCGTCAGGTCGCCAAGAAGGCTGAGAAGTACCTCGCCTCGACCGGCATCGCAGACACCGCGTACTTCGCCCCTGAGGCCGAGTTCTACATCTTCGACGATGTTCGTTACTCCGTGACTCAGAACCAGAGCTTCTACTCGGTGGACTCCGAGGAAGGCGCCTGGAACACCGGTCGCGTCGAGGAGGGCGGAAACCTCGCCAACAAGACCCCGTACAAGGGTGGCTACTTCCCCGTCAGCCCCATCGACAAGCAGGCCGACCTGCGTGACGACATCAGCCTCAAGCTGATCGACGCCGGCCTCATCCTCGAGCGCGCCCACCACGAGGTGGGAACGGGTGGTCAGGCTGAGATCAACTACCGCTTCGACACGATGGTGCACGCGGCAGACGACATCCTCAAGTTCAAGTACATCGTCAAGAACACCGCCCTCGAGTGGGGCAAGGTCGCAACCTTCATGCCGAAGCCGCTCTTCGGCGACAACGGTTCGGGCATGCACACGCACCAGTCGCTGTGGAACGACGGCAAGCCGCTCTTCTACGACGAGCAGGGCTACGGTGGCCTCAGCGACGTTGCTCGCTGGTACATCGGTGGTCTGCTCAAGCACGCCCCCGCGGTGCTCGCGTTCACCAACCCGACGCTCAACTCGTTCCACCGCCTGGTTCCGGGCTTCGAGGCTCCGGTCAACCTGGTCTACTCGGCCGGTAACCGTTCGGCCTCGATCCGTATCCCGATCACGGGAACCAACCCGAAGGCCAAGCGCATCGAGTTCCGCGCGCCGGACGCATCAGGTAACCCGTACCTGGCCTTCGCGGCGCAGCTCATGGCTGGCCTCGACGGAATCAAGAACAAGATCGAGCCGCACGAGCCCGTCGACAAGGACCTCTACGAACTCCCGCCCGAGGAGGCCAAGCTCATCCCGCAGGTTCCCGGTTCGCTCGCTGAGTGCCTCAAGGCGCTCGAGGCCGACCACGAGTTCCTGATGGAGGGCAACGTCTTCACGAAGGACCTCATCGACACGTGGATCGCCTACAAGTGGGAGAAGGAGATCATTCCCGCTTCCCAGCGTCCGCACCCGTTCGAGTACGAGCTGTACTTCTCGGTCTAA
- a CDS encoding glutamine synthetase family protein, with product MDKQRDFVLRTIEERGVKFVRLWFTDVVGTLKSVAITPAEVEGAFAEGLGFDGSALEGFTRAYEADLLAAPDPATFQILPWRGEIDPTGRMFCDILTPDGQPSFSDPRNVLKRTLAKAADRGFSFYTHPEIEFYLLKSSKLKGGAPEPVDSAGFFDNVPGGTAHDFRRRSVRMLEDLGISVEFSHHEAGPGQNEIDLRYADALTTADNIMTFRTVIKEVAIEQGVYATFMPKPLSGHPGSGMHTHMSLFEGDTNAFYDASGHYQLSKIGRQFVAGLLRHAPEITAVTNQFVNSYKRLWGGDEAPSFVTWGHNNRSALVRVPLYKPGKGQSARVEYRAMDSAANPYLAFSLLLAAGLKGIEEGYELPPEAENNVWELSDSERRALGYEALPASLDHAITLMQDSELVAETLGEQVFNYVLLNKRREWREYRAQVTPYELESSLEIL from the coding sequence ATGGACAAGCAGCGCGACTTCGTTCTTCGGACGATCGAAGAACGTGGAGTGAAGTTCGTACGGCTCTGGTTCACAGATGTCGTCGGAACTCTCAAGAGTGTCGCGATCACCCCGGCAGAGGTGGAGGGTGCCTTTGCCGAGGGCCTCGGTTTCGACGGCTCCGCGCTCGAAGGTTTCACGCGCGCCTACGAAGCTGACCTGCTTGCCGCTCCCGACCCCGCGACCTTCCAGATACTCCCGTGGCGCGGGGAGATCGACCCGACCGGGCGCATGTTCTGCGACATCCTCACGCCCGATGGTCAGCCGTCGTTCTCCGACCCCCGCAACGTCCTGAAGCGCACCCTAGCCAAGGCCGCCGACCGCGGTTTCTCCTTCTACACGCACCCGGAGATCGAGTTCTACCTGCTCAAGTCCTCAAAGCTCAAGGGTGGCGCACCCGAGCCCGTGGACTCCGCCGGATTCTTCGACAACGTACCCGGCGGAACTGCCCACGACTTCCGTCGCCGTTCCGTGCGGATGCTCGAGGACCTGGGTATCTCCGTCGAGTTCAGCCACCACGAGGCTGGCCCCGGTCAGAACGAGATCGACCTGCGTTACGCAGACGCTCTGACGACCGCGGACAACATCATGACCTTCCGCACCGTCATCAAGGAGGTGGCGATCGAGCAGGGTGTCTACGCGACGTTTATGCCGAAGCCGCTCTCCGGCCACCCCGGTTCCGGCATGCACACCCACATGTCGCTGTTCGAAGGTGACACCAACGCGTTCTACGACGCGAGCGGCCACTACCAGCTCTCGAAAATCGGGCGTCAGTTCGTTGCGGGGCTCCTGCGTCACGCGCCCGAGATCACCGCCGTCACCAACCAGTTCGTGAACTCCTACAAACGACTGTGGGGCGGCGACGAGGCCCCGAGCTTTGTGACGTGGGGCCACAACAACCGCTCGGCCCTCGTCCGTGTTCCTCTCTACAAGCCCGGCAAGGGCCAGAGCGCGCGCGTCGAGTACCGTGCGATGGACTCGGCCGCCAACCCGTACCTCGCCTTCTCGTTGCTCCTCGCAGCGGGGCTCAAGGGTATTGAGGAGGGCTACGAACTCCCGCCCGAGGCGGAGAACAACGTGTGGGAGCTTTCCGATTCGGAGCGCCGCGCACTCGGGTACGAGGCGCTCCCCGCGAGCCTCGACCACGCCATCACCCTGATGCAGGATTCGGAACTCGTTGCGGAGACGCTCGGCGAGCAGGTCTTCAACTACGTGCTGCTGAACAAGCGACGCGAGTGGCGCGAGTACCGCGCTCAGGTAACCCCCTACGAGCTGGAGAGCAGCCTCGAGATCCTCTAG
- the panB gene encoding 3-methyl-2-oxobutanoate hydroxymethyltransferase has protein sequence MAEQALKRVRTRHFQRAKENGIKFTGLTSYDQLTAGIFDEAGIDFLLVGDSAGNNVYGYDTTLPVSIDDLIPLARAVAGAVNRAFVVADMPFGSYETGPDEALHTAFRFMKETGAHAVKLEGGVRSAEQIRRIVSAGIPVMAHIGFTPQSEHGLGGHVIQGRGEQVEQLLADAHAVEDAGAFAVVLEMVPAEAAARVTSELRIPTIGVGAGPHVDGQLLVWTDWAGFTKGRIPKFVKQYANLRKTLTDAVSAYREDVETGSYPGPEHSYED, from the coding sequence ATGGCAGAGCAGGCGCTCAAGCGCGTTCGAACCCGGCATTTCCAGCGCGCCAAGGAGAACGGGATCAAGTTCACCGGGCTGACCAGCTACGACCAACTCACCGCCGGCATCTTCGACGAGGCCGGAATCGACTTCCTCCTGGTCGGTGACTCCGCGGGCAACAACGTCTACGGCTACGACACCACACTGCCGGTCTCCATCGACGACCTCATTCCGCTCGCGCGTGCCGTCGCCGGAGCCGTCAATCGCGCGTTTGTTGTTGCCGATATGCCCTTCGGCTCATACGAGACCGGACCAGACGAGGCCTTGCACACGGCGTTCCGGTTCATGAAAGAAACCGGCGCCCACGCGGTGAAGCTAGAGGGGGGTGTGCGCAGTGCCGAGCAGATTCGCAGGATCGTTTCGGCGGGCATCCCGGTCATGGCCCACATCGGGTTCACACCTCAGAGTGAGCACGGGCTGGGCGGCCACGTCATTCAGGGTCGAGGCGAACAGGTAGAGCAGCTCCTCGCGGATGCCCACGCTGTCGAGGATGCCGGAGCCTTCGCCGTCGTACTCGAGATGGTGCCGGCCGAAGCCGCGGCACGCGTGACGTCCGAACTGCGTATCCCGACCATCGGCGTCGGCGCTGGTCCACACGTCGATGGTCAACTCCTCGTGTGGACGGATTGGGCAGGGTTCACCAAGGGCAGGATCCCGAAGTTCGTGAAGCAGTACGCCAACCTGCGCAAGACCCTCACGGATGCCGTCTCGGCATATCGGGAGGACGTGGAGACCGGCAGCTACCCCGGACCCGAGCACTCCTACGAGGACTGA
- a CDS encoding DUF4191 domain-containing protein, with protein sequence MARTSSSSPSKAPKEPGRLKQMYQVFQMTTRYDKRAIWYLLASFVLPLVAGIGLGVLLSGANVVGLILYIVAGLLGGILLFLIVLGRRAERAAYSQIAGQPGAVGAVLKSSLRRGWTASEMPITVSPKTQDAVYRAVGRGGVALIGEGPQSRTRPMLEDQRKVVARILPNVPINFVFVGPDEDSTALHKLPAKLNSFKSALRKNEVLAVSNRLNSLGKNGLPIPKGMDPMKARAPRPR encoded by the coding sequence ATGGCTCGCACCTCCTCCTCGTCCCCGTCAAAGGCACCGAAGGAGCCCGGTCGTCTCAAGCAGATGTACCAGGTCTTCCAGATGACCACACGCTACGACAAGAGGGCGATCTGGTACCTCCTGGCGAGCTTCGTTCTGCCGCTCGTTGCGGGTATCGGCCTCGGCGTCCTTCTCTCCGGCGCCAACGTCGTCGGCCTGATCCTCTACATCGTCGCCGGCCTGCTGGGCGGAATTCTGCTTTTCCTCATCGTGCTTGGCCGTCGTGCCGAGCGGGCGGCGTACTCACAGATCGCGGGACAGCCCGGTGCGGTGGGCGCGGTACTCAAGAGTTCGCTCCGTCGTGGATGGACGGCAAGCGAGATGCCCATCACCGTGAGCCCGAAGACTCAGGATGCCGTCTACCGCGCGGTAGGGCGTGGAGGGGTTGCGCTCATCGGCGAGGGCCCCCAGAGCCGAACCCGCCCGATGCTCGAGGACCAGCGCAAGGTTGTGGCACGCATCCTCCCGAACGTGCCGATCAACTTCGTCTTCGTGGGTCCGGACGAGGACTCGACAGCTCTGCACAAGCTGCCGGCCAAGCTCAACAGTTTCAAGTCGGCCCTCCGCAAGAACGAGGTGCTCGCAGTCTCCAATCGACTGAACTCCCTCGGCAAGAACGGACTGCCGATCCCGAAGGGAATGGACCCGATGAAGGCCCGTGCGCCTCGCCCGCGCTAA
- a CDS encoding protein kinase domain-containing protein, whose amino-acid sequence MGSDIVGGYRLTRLLAEGRRAEVYLAHCAEPSGEAEPVAVKLYRSVAELAEIQAEMDVLAAAAGPHVVRLIDVASAPDRRPALIMERHGPRTLGELLASRTRLEIGEAATILVPLARAVERMHGTGAVHGRISPESVLFSADGAPVLARFGRGQVTDASTPAERDANPLFAADLESYRRLAEAVLALADAHELATTLMPSTSSESWADLFSARLFERDRPRAVDFEGAEDRQSFAIVSHASGQNPGRRRDIHTDRRPAAGAADRWARALRVTRTMAATVRPRFWIVGAAALATLLIAVIAVPPPATDAVPPASPRASPSTTLPPSGVVVSDDPVEAVGELLLEREKCFEQASLLCLDGVDHLGSAAMEADSRAIQMLHDGADDDGTVPRFRHPVQAELREQLGGSVVVSLTLAEKQPASVLMIRTEAGWRIRAFLL is encoded by the coding sequence ATGGGCAGTGACATCGTCGGTGGATACCGGTTGACCCGCCTTCTCGCTGAGGGAAGGCGTGCCGAGGTTTACCTCGCTCACTGTGCGGAGCCCTCTGGCGAGGCCGAACCCGTTGCCGTCAAGCTCTACCGATCGGTTGCCGAACTCGCGGAGATCCAGGCCGAAATGGATGTCCTCGCTGCGGCGGCGGGTCCGCACGTTGTGCGCCTCATCGATGTCGCGTCAGCGCCGGACCGACGACCGGCGCTGATCATGGAGCGGCACGGGCCGCGAACTCTCGGGGAATTGCTCGCGTCGAGAACGCGCCTCGAGATCGGAGAAGCGGCAACGATACTGGTGCCCCTCGCGCGCGCAGTGGAGCGGATGCACGGTACTGGCGCCGTGCACGGTCGGATCTCACCGGAGAGTGTGCTGTTCTCGGCGGACGGCGCCCCCGTCCTCGCGAGGTTCGGCCGGGGACAGGTGACGGATGCATCGACCCCAGCCGAAAGGGACGCCAATCCTCTTTTCGCCGCCGACCTCGAGAGCTATCGCCGACTCGCCGAGGCAGTTCTCGCGCTGGCGGATGCTCATGAACTCGCCACTACCCTGATGCCCTCCACTTCGTCGGAGAGCTGGGCTGACCTTTTCTCGGCGCGGCTCTTCGAGCGAGACCGTCCTCGAGCTGTCGATTTTGAGGGCGCGGAGGACCGCCAGTCCTTCGCAATCGTGTCACACGCGAGCGGCCAGAACCCCGGACGGCGACGGGATATCCACACTGATCGCCGACCCGCTGCGGGGGCGGCGGATCGATGGGCGCGTGCCCTGCGTGTGACGCGGACCATGGCAGCCACCGTGCGCCCCCGCTTTTGGATAGTCGGCGCCGCTGCACTGGCTACATTGCTTATTGCCGTCATCGCGGTACCTCCGCCCGCCACCGACGCCGTGCCACCCGCGAGTCCGCGGGCGTCTCCGTCGACTACGTTGCCGCCGAGTGGAGTGGTGGTCTCAGACGATCCCGTTGAGGCAGTCGGGGAGCTACTGCTGGAGCGTGAGAAGTGCTTCGAGCAGGCGTCACTGCTGTGCCTCGACGGTGTCGATCATCTCGGATCGGCTGCGATGGAAGCCGATTCGCGGGCAATTCAGATGCTCCACGATGGAGCGGACGACGACGGTACCGTGCCGAGATTCAGGCACCCTGTCCAGGCAGAGCTCCGAGAGCAGCTCGGCGGTTCGGTAGTGGTCTCTCTGACGTTGGCAGAAAAACAACCGGCTTCGGTCCTGATGATCAGGACCGAAGCCGGTTGGAGGATCAGAGCGTTTCTGCTGTGA
- a CDS encoding RDD family protein, giving the protein MSSSSSVSSDWPGKRLGLPETGPRSVGRIGRRIAALAIDWGAAVLISVAFFRYDPWATLAIFAVTQIVFLLTVSGSVGHLILGLRVVPIAGGYLGAWRPFVRTALLCLVIPAVIWDKDQRGMHDRLAGTVLVRR; this is encoded by the coding sequence ATGTCATCGAGCTCGTCCGTGTCGTCCGATTGGCCGGGCAAACGTCTCGGACTTCCCGAGACGGGGCCGCGCTCGGTGGGGCGTATCGGTCGTCGCATCGCTGCCCTCGCGATCGACTGGGGAGCCGCTGTTCTCATCTCGGTTGCGTTCTTCCGCTACGACCCGTGGGCGACTCTCGCGATCTTTGCGGTCACGCAGATCGTGTTCTTGCTGACTGTTTCGGGGAGTGTTGGACACCTCATCTTGGGCCTCCGGGTGGTACCCATCGCGGGAGGCTATCTCGGTGCGTGGCGCCCGTTCGTCCGCACCGCTTTGCTCTGCCTCGTCATCCCCGCGGTGATTTGGGACAAGGACCAGCGAGGGATGCACGACAGGCTGGCCGGCACCGTTCTGGTGCGTCGCTAA